Part of the Abyssisolibacter fermentans genome, CATTTTTGAGTTGCTGATCTTTAAGCTTGGTTTCTGTCTCTGCGATATTTTTTACCTCTGCTATATATTCCCTTATATTATTTTTCATCTTATTAAATGCAATTGCCAATAGTTTAAATTCATCATCAAACTCAAGATATATATCTTCAGTATCAAAATTTCCCTTTGATATTTCTTCAGCTACATGTGTCAACTGACTAAATGGTTTTACCATTCTCGCTGTAATTAAATATACTATGAGTAAAGATATTATTATTAAGCTAATAACAATTATATAAGTTATAGTTTGTAAAAGATGAGTCTGATTTACAAGTTCAAGATAGGTCTTTGAATTCCTTGATAGTTGTATTGAATTGAGTTTGTCTATATATTCAAAAATAAAGTTTTTTATGGTTTTGCTTTTTTCGTAGTTTATATAGTATTTAGATACATTTCTCTGCCTTTTATATGAGATTGCGTTTTGAGCTTGGTTGATATATTCCTCTGAAAGATTTTTGATATTTTTCATGAGAACATCTTCTGTACTATAAATATTATCATAATCTCCTTCTAATAAATCGAAAAACTCTTGTCTTTTTTTATTATAATCATTTAATCTTGTTGAGCTCTTTGAGCTTAAAAAACCTAATAAATCATTATCTAATTCTGAAATAACAGACTGTATATCTGATAGAAAAATATGCTTTTCAAACATGGCTTCTATTTGTCCTTTATATCTTTCCATAATAAATAATGAGTACACACTGAGAATTGTCATAAGTAATATAACACCTAATGAATAAACAATTAAATTATTCTTAATAGAGCTTACTCTATTCATTTTGGTCATTTGAATCACTCATTTCGCTTATATAATCAAGTATATTTGTTTCATCTACAACTCGTATATCTGTATTAATGTAACTTGAAACAAACTTATTTGTTCTATACTCAACAAATGCCTTTATAGCTTCTCTTCCAATATCTTCGTAATCTGTGACTATAGAAGCTTCAATCACATTTCCTTTTTTAATATATTCCATTATCTCAGTATCATTACCATACCCTACTAATACTACATCATTAACAAGATTATTATCAATCAGAACCTGAACCACACCTAGTGTATTTTCGCCACTTGTGCAAAGTATACCATTTACTTGGTTATTATTTAGTAATATCTCTGTTGCCACTGTTTCTGCACTAAGTACTCCTTGTTCTGTATATTTTATAATTTCAAGAGTAAGATTAGGATAAGACTTCAAAACTTCTTTTAATCCAAGCATCATCATTTCTTCCTGAAAAGTTCTATCCTTACCATAACTTCTCTGATCAATCACTGCAATTTTTCCTTTACCATTTAATAGTCTAGCAAAGCTTTCTCCTGCTAGCTGACCAATATCATATCTATTAACTCCAACATAACAAATTCTTGGACTCTTAGGAACATCTTCTTCAATTGTTATCACAGGTATGCCAATGTCACTAATTTCTTTAATTTTCTCAATTATTCCCTCATCATCGATAGCATGCACAATAATACCATTCACCTTTAAATATTTTGCTTTATCAAGAGCAACTATAACGTCTTCATAATAATTAGACCTGTCTATTTTATTTATCTCAACAGCTATATTAAACTCAGCAGCTGTATCTAATATTCCCTTATTAAATGCTTCATCATAAGCCTGATTTGAGTCATCTATAATAACCATAATATGAGCCTTAGCCTTTTCCTTAGAAGCCCATAGGTATTCATCTTTTGATGACCTAGCGATTTCGTTTGATATAACAACTCCAGCTATTAATGAACCCATTAACACTACTATCAACACAAGAAGAAATCCGTAAATAAGTCTTTTTTTATCCATTTTTAAACACTCCTATTCACTCTTACCCTTTTATTGTACATTGGTTTATTAGTAAAAAGGAAACAATTTTATAGACAAATTTAATAAATAATAGCATATATTTATTATATTATATAAACACATTACTTTCATTGAAAAAATTTTGGATTATGCTTTTATTATATTTATTAAGTACATACTTATACATGTCATATTGTTAATAATATAAATTCTAATATTTTATGTTTTTAATTATAAAAGACAATAATGATAGGCTTATCTTCTTTTATATTAGGTAGTACTATTCATTCAAGTTAAAGGACAAAAACTTAATTCAAACTCATTAATAGTTTTATTTTACATATTATTGCATATATGTTATGATGTGCTTAGAATATTGGTACCTTTTGATTACTCTATATAATATTAAGCTTTTTATGTAATGAAGTATATTTTCTTTAGGAGTTGTATGATATGAAAAAAATATTAATTGTTTTAGTTGTTTTGTTTATATCAAGCTTTCTCATTAGTTGTACTACTGAAGATAAAAATATAGTTAAACTTTCTACTATATTAAAACAAGATTCAAAGCTTTATAAGAAGCTAATGATAATGGATGGTACTACAGGAGATAAAGAAGAAACTGAGGATCAAAAAATTATAAATATATTTATTGATGACATAGAAGATTATTCTTTAATAGAATTTAAAGATGATTTTCTTAATGGGTATAAATATTTACAACTGTAAGGAATGTAACAGAAGAGATAGTGAAAAATTATATAGAAAATGAAGAAATACCAGTAACTAAAAGTAATTTTAAGGTTGAAGAATAGTAAAATTTATTGGGCTTAAGCCTAAAGAAGACTTTCAGTCTTAGGCATTTATGCCTAAATCCACCTACTTTAGTAGGTGCGTTGTTTAATTGACTCTTATTAAACCTAAATGGAAACACTAAAGGTTTATCATCGATAAATGATTTATATTTTATTCCGTTTAAGTATTTATCTAACAACGATTTTTCTGTTATACTTATTTCCTCATAATATTTCCCAAGTGCCTGAAATCACTACTCACTTTGACACTATTAGCAATTTGGGTAAACGCAGTAAATGGATCATTTGATTTTGATTTTTTTTCTATACCATACAGCTTCTCTATCATCTACATTTGCAGGAGTAACAATAAAATCTGTTATGAATCCTTCAAATGTAGATACAACATGAAGCTTAAATCCATAGTATGTTTCTCTTTTTGACGGACAACGACCATACTCAGCTTCTGGCTTAAATGTTTGTGGAAACAAGCCCTTCCAAACTTACAAACTGGTATTGGCATGTTATCCACAATGCGATAATTGCTAAGCCAGATATTGAGCCAAGTTTCTTTCGAATTTCTTTTGTGATTAAATATAGATTTCTACGAGTTCTATTAAATCTTGTTCTATCACCTATACATGGGTCTAACTCTAATTACGCTTTACAAAATTAAACCATGCATTTTCAAAATCGATAGTCATTAATTCACCAACTATACTTATGGTAATTATTTCACTATCTGAAAGTATAGCTTTGTCTGAATTACGGCGTTCTGCTACATTTGTTGGAGCAATTTCATGGTAAATATCGTCAATTATATCGAAGGTTACTGTAATAAAATTTTTCAAATCTTCGATTTTCTTGATATCATATTTATTGAACTCTAACATATGTTTTTCTCCTATCTTTTTTTTGCCGATTGCAATGATAGGTTAACATAATTATTAGGGCTTTTATATTTGTAAATTTCAACTATCACAACGAGTTAAATTATCCGTTAAGTATTCATAATTACATTATCATCATCTAATGTTTTCTTTTCTAATATCTTTTTAATTATACTTGTATTTTTCTCTAAATAAGGAGAGGTTAACATTTCATTATGGTCACCAAAACATCGGTATATTTTATAGTCTTTACTGGTAAATTGATCCCACATTTTATAAACTTTGCTTTCATCCATACTTGTTGAAACTAAAAAGTGTATATTTGCACTTACAGTCCCAAAATTATATAAATTATTATAAAAATTTTGATATTTATTTATTTTCTCTACTATTTCTTCTCTAAATATTTCTTTTTCCTTTTTAGTCAATATATACTTTTTACCTTTTTCAATATTGTCCATTAAATATTTTTCGAGCATATCATCTTCATATTGAAAAACTACCTCATTCTCATCTCTTCTATAACAATCGAAGAGAATAATATCACAAACCATATGTCCTCTTTTTTCTAATTCCTTAGCAACTTCAAATGTTAATGCTCCCCCTGCTGAATATGCTAATAATATATAAGGCCCTTCTTTTTGAATATTTATAATATCATCAACGTACTTTGTTATTATATTTTTACTATCTATAAAATTAAAAGCATATATTGAGAAGTCA contains:
- a CDS encoding sensor histidine kinase: MTKMNRVSSIKNNLIVYSLGVILLMTILSVYSLFIMERYKGQIEAMFEKHIFLSDIQSVISELDNDLLGFLSSKSSTRLNDYNKKRQEFFDLLEGDYDNIYSTEDVLMKNIKNLSEEYINQAQNAISYKRQRNVSKYYINYEKSKTIKNFIFEYIDKLNSIQLSRNSKTYLELVNQTHLLQTITYIIVISLIIISLLIVYLITARMVKPFSQLTHVAEEISKGNFDTEDIYLEFDDEFKLLAIAFNKMKNNIREYIAEVKNIAETETKLKDQQLKNVKMEHLLDNARLYALQSQINPHFLFNTINAGVQLSIMERATRTGEFLESMSRLFRYNIQKMDSTCTLGEEVKNISDYYDLLKVRFGHRIRFELDIDPLTFDKRVPPLILQPLVENAYIHGLSGLEEGGTIKVTTRYLLNEVCVIVEDNGRGIENSLIEKILSRNSNSQLGQNEEVGIGIRNVRDRLELYFHRSDIFRMEGRLNQGVKITICLPHEA
- a CDS encoding sugar ABC transporter substrate-binding protein yields the protein MDKKRLIYGFLLVLIVVLMGSLIAGVVISNEIARSSKDEYLWASKEKAKAHIMVIIDDSNQAYDEAFNKGILDTAAEFNIAVEINKIDRSNYYEDVIVALDKAKYLKVNGIIVHAIDDEGIIEKIKEISDIGIPVITIEEDVPKSPRICYVGVNRYDIGQLAGESFARLLNGKGKIAVIDQRSYGKDRTFQEEMMMLGLKEVLKSYPNLTLEIIKYTEQGVLSAETVATEILLNNNQVNGILCTSGENTLGVVQVLIDNNLVNDVVLVGYGNDTEIMEYIKKGNVIEASIVTDYEDIGREAIKAFVEYRTNKFVSSYINTDIRVVDETNILDYISEMSDSNDQNE